From a region of the Gymnogyps californianus isolate 813 chromosome 22, ASM1813914v2, whole genome shotgun sequence genome:
- the LOC127024966 gene encoding LOW QUALITY PROTEIN: gap junction beta-5 protein-like (The sequence of the model RefSeq protein was modified relative to this genomic sequence to represent the inferred CDS: inserted 1 base in 1 codon) has product MNWGVFEGLLSGVNKYSTXFGRIWLSLVFIFRLLVYVVAAERVWSDDHKDFDCNTRQPGCGNVCFDHFFPVSHIRLWALQLILVTCPSLLVIMHVAYREAKEQRHRAAGGDDCRRIYPNPGKKRGGLWWTYLLSLIFKAGVDVVFLYIFYHFYRNYTLPRVVKCELPPCPNVVDCFISRPTEKNIFTLFMVVTACVCVVLSLIEAAYLIGKRCRECLLASSGESHQHSPDCVLSRIEPAGTGGQVFHGADYKPPTASIPPTASSPGTLSEEEALP; this is encoded by the exons ATGAACTGGGGGGTGTTCGAAGGGCTCCTCAGCGGGGTCAACAAGTACTCCA GCTTCGGCCGCATCTGGCTCTCCCTCGTCTTCATCTTCCGCCTGCTGGTCTACGTGGTGGCAGCCGAGCGGGTCTGGAGCGACGACCACAAGGACTTTGACTGCAACACGCGGCAGCCAGGCTGCGGGAATGTCTGCTTCGACCACTTCTTCCCTGTCTCCCACATCCGCCTCTGGGCCCTGCAGCTCATCCTGGTGACCTGTCCATCTCTCCTGGTCATCATGCACGTGGCCTACCGGGAGGCCAAGGAGCAGAGGCACCGTGCCGCCGGCGGGGATGACTGCCGCCGCATCTACCCCAACCCCGGCAAGAAGCGGGGGGGGCTGTGGTGGACCTACCTGCTCAGCCTCATCTTCAAGGCTGGCGTGGACGTGGTCTTCCTCTACATCTTCTACCACTTCTACAGGAACTACACCCTGCCCCGGGTGGTGAAGTGCGagctgcccccctgccccaatGTCGTGGACTGCTTCATCTCCCGGCCCACCGAGAAGAACATCTTCACCCTCTTCATGGTGGTCACTGCCTGCGTCTGCGTCGTGCTGAGCCTCATCGAGGCCGCCTACCTGATCGGCAAGCGGTGCCGCGAGTGCCTGCTGGCCAGCAGCGGGGAGAGCCATCAGCACAGCCCGGACTGCGTGCTCTCCCGCATCGAGCCTGCGGGCACAGGGGGGCAGGTTTTCCATGGGGCGGACTACAAACCCCCCACGGCCTCCATCCCCCCCACGGCCTCCAGCCCTGGCACGCTGTCCGAGGAGGAGGCTCTTCCCTAG